One window of the Methylovirgula sp. HY1 genome contains the following:
- a CDS encoding zinc-binding dehydrogenase, producing MTKATMRAARFDRASLQLTVQDVPVPQPGPGEVLVRIEAAGICGSDVHMIKGEFSSPLEQVTPGHEAAGVIAQVGAAVPVWQAGQRVTLAAGKSSCMVMGQAYDGGWAEYVAVPHYLLIAVPDNVPIEQAAIIPDAVATPYGGIVHRGRIRLGEVVGLWGIGGLGQHAVQIARLSGARLIIAIDPVDAARQRALALGADHALDPRAVDVRAEVMHLTENKGLNLAVELSGSGSALDQTVACLGFRGRSVVVGMSTEPVRLTELSVMFGYNNHSLLGFDGGQEGDVETLMCLAASGRLDLSRSVSHILPLEEVARGVEMLSKKIDNPARIVVKP from the coding sequence GGACCGGGAGAAGTGCTTGTTCGGATTGAGGCCGCCGGCATCTGCGGGTCGGACGTGCACATGATCAAGGGCGAGTTCTCAAGCCCTTTGGAGCAGGTGACTCCCGGCCACGAGGCGGCGGGCGTCATCGCGCAGGTGGGTGCCGCGGTACCGGTCTGGCAGGCGGGTCAGCGCGTGACCCTCGCAGCCGGAAAGAGTTCGTGTATGGTCATGGGGCAGGCGTACGACGGCGGCTGGGCCGAGTATGTCGCCGTACCCCATTATCTGCTTATCGCCGTCCCCGACAACGTGCCGATCGAGCAGGCGGCGATCATTCCCGACGCGGTCGCCACGCCGTACGGCGGGATCGTCCATCGCGGCCGGATTCGTCTCGGTGAGGTCGTCGGCCTCTGGGGAATAGGCGGTCTGGGTCAGCATGCGGTACAGATCGCCCGCTTGTCAGGCGCCCGCCTGATCATCGCCATCGATCCCGTCGATGCCGCCCGACAGCGGGCGTTGGCGCTCGGCGCCGATCATGCCCTGGATCCGCGCGCGGTTGACGTCCGCGCGGAAGTCATGCACCTCACTGAAAACAAAGGGCTCAACCTGGCGGTCGAACTGTCCGGGAGTGGCAGCGCCCTCGACCAAACGGTTGCCTGCCTCGGTTTCCGTGGGCGGTCGGTCGTCGTCGGCATGTCCACGGAGCCGGTCCGGCTCACTGAGCTGTCCGTCATGTTCGGGTATAACAACCACTCCCTGCTCGGGTTCGACGGCGGGCAGGAGGGCGACGTCGAAACGCTGATGTGCCTCGCCGCCTCCGGTCGACTGGATTTGTCCCGCTCGGTCTCGCACATCTTGCCTCTGGAGGAGGTCGCCCGAGGCGTCGAGATGCTAAGCAAGAAGATCGACAACCCAGCCCGCATCGTCGTGAAGCCGTAG